A window of Actinomycetota bacterium contains these coding sequences:
- a CDS encoding M48 family metalloprotease — protein MLIEPLFNRFRPLDPGPLRARLLELAETMRVPVGDVLVADASRRTTKVNAYVSGLGRTRRVVVYDTLLAAAGPGSPGGADEVALVAAHELAHVRHRDVLWGTVGAAALAAVAVLAAVAVFDLEPVQRALGVTGLGDPLAAPGLLLLAALGGLVAAPVASAISRWAEARADWVALEVTGDPATAVAVERRLALENRADLRPNRLLMLLFASHPSTMARIAQAWLWAERH, from the coding sequence GTGCTGATCGAGCCGCTGTTCAACCGGTTCCGCCCGCTCGACCCCGGGCCGCTGCGGGCCCGGCTGCTGGAGCTGGCCGAGACCATGCGGGTGCCGGTCGGCGACGTGCTCGTGGCCGACGCCAGCCGCCGCACGACCAAGGTCAACGCCTACGTGTCGGGGCTGGGCCGGACCCGCCGGGTCGTCGTCTACGACACCCTGCTGGCCGCCGCCGGGCCGGGGTCGCCGGGCGGGGCCGACGAGGTGGCCCTGGTCGCCGCCCACGAGCTGGCCCACGTCCGCCACCGCGACGTGCTCTGGGGGACGGTCGGGGCCGCCGCCCTGGCCGCCGTGGCCGTGCTGGCCGCCGTGGCCGTGTTCGACCTCGAGCCGGTCCAGCGGGCGCTCGGGGTGACCGGGCTGGGCGACCCGCTGGCCGCGCCCGGCCTGCTGCTTCTGGCCGCCCTTGGCGGCCTGGTGGCGGCGCCGGTGGCCAGCGCGATCAGCCGCTGGGCGGAGGCCAGGGCCGACTGGGTGGCGCTGGAGGTGACCGGCGACCCGGCCACGGCGGTCGCCGTCGAGCGCCGCCTCGCCCTCGAGAACCGGGCCGACCTGCGCCCCAACCGGCTGCTCATGCTGCTGTTCGCCAGCCACCCCTCGACCATGGCGCGGATCGCCCAGGCGTGGCTCTGGGCCGAACGCCACTAG
- a CDS encoding glycosyltransferase family 4 protein codes for MNLLLVTNDFPPRSGGIQQYCHNLVRRLPPDRVVVYAPAWPGAAAFDADQPFRVVRHPGRTMLPVPGVLRRTVALAREVRPDVICFGAAFPLGLLAGRLTRATGVPCVGFTHGVEVAVGRVPLVRRLMVRVAGDLRLVTAVSRWSAARVTRAVRGRCPVELLPAGVAADAYHPAVDGRPVRARHGLGSAPVCVCISRLVPRKGQDRLIQAWPEVVARVPEARLLLVGGGPYERRLRRLAAASPVADRIHLAGEVAWEDLPAHYAAGDVFAMPCRTRWLGLDLEALGVVFLEAAATGLPVVAGRSGGAPETVAEGETGTVVDGRRPGPVGAAVAGLLADPARARAMGAAGRRRVEAEFSWPAVVTRLEELLSIAAGAPK; via the coding sequence GTGAACCTGCTGCTCGTCACCAACGACTTCCCGCCCCGGTCCGGGGGAATCCAGCAGTACTGCCACAACCTCGTGCGCCGGCTGCCACCCGACCGGGTGGTCGTCTATGCGCCGGCCTGGCCCGGGGCGGCCGCCTTCGACGCCGACCAGCCATTCCGGGTCGTGCGCCACCCGGGCCGGACGATGCTGCCCGTTCCCGGCGTCCTGCGGCGGACGGTGGCGCTGGCCAGGGAGGTGCGCCCGGACGTGATCTGCTTCGGGGCCGCGTTCCCGCTCGGGCTGCTGGCGGGGCGGCTCACCCGCGCCACCGGGGTGCCCTGCGTCGGCTTCACCCACGGGGTCGAGGTCGCCGTCGGCCGGGTGCCGCTGGTCCGCCGCCTCATGGTCCGGGTGGCCGGGGACCTGCGGCTGGTCACGGCCGTGAGCCGCTGGTCGGCGGCCCGGGTGACCCGGGCCGTGCGCGGCCGCTGCCCGGTCGAGCTGCTCCCGGCCGGCGTGGCCGCCGACGCCTACCACCCGGCGGTCGACGGGCGGCCGGTGCGCGCGCGCCACGGGCTCGGGTCGGCGCCGGTCTGCGTCTGCATCTCGCGGCTGGTCCCACGCAAGGGCCAGGACCGGCTCATCCAGGCCTGGCCGGAGGTGGTGGCCCGGGTGCCGGAGGCGCGGCTGCTGCTGGTCGGCGGCGGGCCGTACGAGCGGCGGCTGCGCCGGCTGGCCGCGGCCAGCCCGGTGGCCGACCGCATCCACCTGGCCGGCGAGGTCGCCTGGGAGGACCTGCCGGCCCACTACGCCGCCGGCGACGTGTTCGCCATGCCGTGCCGCACCCGCTGGCTGGGGCTGGACCTGGAGGCCCTCGGGGTGGTGTTCCTGGAGGCGGCCGCGACCGGCCTGCCGGTGGTGGCCGGGCGCTCGGGCGGCGCCCCCGAGACGGTGGCCGAGGGGGAGACCGGGACGGTCGTCGACGGGCGCCGGCCCGGACCGGTCGGCGCCGCCGTGGCCGGCCTGCTGGCCGACCCGGCCCGGGCCCGGGCCATGGGGGCGGCCGGCCGGCGCCGGGTCGAGGCCGAGTTCTCCTGGCCGGCGGTCGTCACCCGCCTGGAGGAGCTGCTCTCCATCGCCGCCGGGGCCCCGAAGTGA
- a CDS encoding Crp/Fnr family transcriptional regulator, producing MTRRRSQADEAALLQVLEQSPIFRHGRPDALDQLAKQATPFDYPVGSFLMRQGEPADHVLVLTAGEVAIVSPVRGGGELVHTIIRAGNLIGELALLNEGRRTAGARATSPTTAWAIGRDPFWGFLEANPPASSALLRQVAARLAAREALIDDLLSLDVKSRLAKVLLGLADDLGEPDPDGGTRISLRLTHRDLAGMVGASRENVSRALGAFRKRGFINYDSDSIRLRNPDALRRLT from the coding sequence ATGACCCGACGGCGATCCCAGGCCGACGAGGCGGCGTTGCTTCAGGTGCTCGAGCAGAGCCCGATCTTCCGCCACGGGCGGCCCGACGCCCTCGACCAGCTGGCCAAGCAGGCGACCCCGTTCGACTACCCGGTGGGCAGCTTCCTGATGCGCCAGGGCGAACCCGCCGACCACGTGCTGGTGCTGACCGCCGGCGAGGTGGCGATCGTCTCCCCCGTCCGGGGCGGCGGCGAGCTCGTCCACACGATCATCCGGGCCGGCAACCTGATCGGCGAGCTCGCCCTGCTGAACGAGGGCCGGCGGACCGCCGGGGCGCGGGCGACCTCGCCCACCACCGCCTGGGCCATCGGCCGCGACCCCTTCTGGGGCTTTCTGGAGGCCAACCCGCCCGCCTCCTCGGCCCTGCTGCGGCAGGTGGCGGCCCGGCTGGCCGCCCGTGAGGCGCTGATCGACGACCTGCTGTCGCTCGACGTCAAGAGCCGGCTGGCCAAGGTCCTGCTCGGCCTGGCCGACGACCTCGGCGAGCCCGACCCCGACGGCGGGACCAGGATCTCCCTGCGCCTCACCCACCGCGACCTGGCCGGCATGGTCGGGGCCAGCCGCGAGAACGTCAGCCGGGCCCTGGGGGCGTTCCGCAAGCGCGGCTTCATCAACTACGACTCCGACTCGATCCGCCTGCGCAACCCCGACGCGCTCCGCCGGCTCACCTGA
- a CDS encoding HAD family hydrolase produces the protein MSRPAVFLDRDGTLVEEVPYLHDPARVALLGGVGALARLAAAGYALVVVTNQAGVARGLYDEAAVDAVHRRLAELLAGAGVRLDAVLHCPHHPEGTVPGYARRCRCRKPGPGMLEAAAARLGLDLAASYMIGNHPTDVGAAAAAGVTPLYVTTGQAAGRPPPAGVAVVDGLEVATRAVLDGTVAPAGGKATRPAPAVTERAWPGMPVGRGRPRP, from the coding sequence ATGAGCCGGCCGGCGGTGTTCCTGGACCGCGACGGCACGCTGGTCGAGGAGGTCCCGTACCTCCACGACCCGGCGCGGGTGGCGCTGCTGGGCGGGGTGGGCGCCCTGGCCCGGCTGGCCGCGGCCGGCTACGCCCTGGTGGTGGTGACCAACCAGGCCGGGGTGGCCCGCGGCCTCTACGACGAGGCCGCCGTCGACGCCGTCCACCGGCGGCTGGCCGAGCTGCTGGCCGGGGCCGGGGTGCGGCTCGACGCCGTGCTCCACTGCCCGCACCATCCCGAGGGGACGGTGCCCGGCTACGCCCGCCGCTGCCGCTGCCGCAAGCCGGGGCCGGGGATGCTGGAGGCGGCCGCCGCACGCCTCGGCCTGGACCTGGCCGCGTCGTACATGATCGGCAACCACCCGACCGACGTCGGCGCGGCCGCCGCCGCCGGGGTGACCCCGCTGTACGTGACCACCGGGCAGGCGGCCGGGCGGCCGCCGCCGGCGGGTGTCGCCGTCGTCGACGGCCTGGAGGTGGCGACCCGCGCCGTGCTGGACGGGACCGTGGCGCCGGCGGGCGGGAAGGCGACCAGGCCCGCTCCGGCCGTGACGGAGCGGGCCTGGCCCGGGATGCCGGTTGGTCGCGGACGACCGCGCCCCTGA
- a CDS encoding SIS domain-containing protein translates to MTDIDGYLKASAAMAATLAERPGGAAVERAARLVADALAGGGQVLFCGNGGSAADAQHLAAELVGRLQLERPAYRAVALTTDTSVLTALGNDYGYADVFARQVQGLGRPGDVLVAISTSGRSENVLRAAAAAKAGGMAVVAFLGPAASPLDDTADLALHVDGDVAGLVQQGHITIGHALCGWVEQRLAGS, encoded by the coding sequence ATGACGGATATCGACGGGTATCTGAAGGCCTCGGCGGCGATGGCCGCCACCCTGGCCGAGCGGCCCGGCGGGGCCGCCGTGGAGCGGGCCGCCCGGCTGGTCGCCGACGCCCTGGCCGGCGGCGGCCAGGTGCTGTTCTGCGGCAACGGCGGCAGCGCGGCCGACGCCCAGCACCTGGCCGCCGAGCTGGTCGGGCGCCTGCAGCTGGAGCGGCCCGCCTACCGGGCGGTCGCCCTCACCACCGACACCTCGGTGCTGACCGCCCTTGGCAATGACTACGGCTACGCCGACGTGTTCGCCCGCCAGGTCCAGGGCCTGGGCCGGCCGGGGGACGTGCTGGTGGCCATCTCGACCAGCGGCCGCTCCGAGAACGTGCTCCGGGCGGCGGCCGCCGCCAAGGCCGGCGGCATGGCCGTGGTCGCCTTCCTCGGCCCGGCCGCCTCGCCCCTCGACGACACCGCCGACCTCGCCCTGCACGTCGACGGCGACGTCGCCGGCCTGGTCCAGCAGGGCCACATCACCATCGGCCACGCCCTCTGCGGCTGGGTGGAGCAGCGCCTGGCTGGTTCATGA